GTCCTTCTACATCATTCACCACGGATTTAAAGTCATTAAAAGTGAGTGATTTATTATGTGACGACATCTGAATTAATGATTTGATTCTATCATCTTCTAATTGTAGTACTAAGTCAACACATAATACTTCAGATTGTTGTGAGTTGGCCATTAAACAATGCTACAATAAACCATCAACACAATCACTGCCGTCCTAGGCCGTATAATGTCACCATTTCCTCCTAAAAACGAAGACATCAAAGATTTCAGTTTAGTTTAGTCTTGTTCAATTCTAGCCTGGTTGAAATCTGGGAACCCAAGGTTGGAATTAATAGAATTTTTTTACAAGGTATTGTGAAAAGTGAGATATAGTTTTAACTCTTTACTTTATGAACCTTCAATTGTTTATGTGTTGACTTTAAATTTCCCGTCATACAGTTGTTATGACATTTCCTGTCCTACAGTGTCTGCGTGTACACAGTACTCTGTCTACCTGTACACAGCACTCTGTATACCTGTACATAGCACTCTGTATACGTATACACAGTactctatctacatgtacacagcacTCTGTATACGTGTACACAGTactctatctacatgtacacagtactctgtatacatgtacacagcactctgtatacctgtacacagtactctatctacatgtacacagcacTCTGTATACGTGTACACAGCACtctgtatacctgtacacagcACTTTGTAAACGAGTACACAACACTCTGTCTACGTGTACAAAGTACTCTGTCTACCTGTACATAGTACTCTGTCTACCTGTACATAGCACTCTGTCTACGTGTACACAGTactctatctacatgtacacaacactctgtatacctgtacacagcACTCTATATACGTGTACACAACACTCTGTATACCTGTACATAGCACTCTGTATACGTATACACAGTactctatctacatgtacacaacactCTGTCTACGTGTACAAAGTACTCTGTCTACCTGTACATATCACTCTGTCTACCTGTACACAGCACTCTGTATACGTGTACACAGTactctgtatacatgtacacagtactctgtctacatgtacacagtgcTCTGTCTACCTGTACACAGCactctgtatacatgtacacagtactctgtctacatgtacacagcacTCTGTATACGTGTACACAACACTCTGTCTACGTGTACAAAGTACTCTGTCTACCTGTACATAGTActctgtctacatgtacacaacactCTGTATACCTGTACATAGCACTCTGTATACCTGTACATAGCACtctgtatacctgtacacaacacTCTGTATACCTGTACATAGCACTCTGTATACGTGTACACTactctatctacatgtacacagtactcTGTCTACGAGAACTCAGCACTCTGTATACGTGTACACAGCACTCTGTCTACGTGTACACAGTACTCTGTCTACCTGTACATAGTACTCTGTCTACCTGTACATAGCACTCTGTATACGTGTACACAGTactctatctacatgtacacaacactCTGTCTACGTGTACAAAGTACtctgtatacctgtacacagtactctgtatacctgtacacagcACTCTGTATACACGTGTACACAACACTCTGTATACCTGTACAAAGTACTCTGTCTACCTGTACATAATActctgtctacatgtacacagcacTCTGTATACGTGTACACAACACtctgtatacctgtacacagcACTCTGTATACGTGTACACAACACTCTGTCTACCTGTACACAACACtctgtatacctgtacacagcACTCTGTATACGTGTACACAACACTCTGTATACCTGTACATAGCACTCTGTATACGTATACACAGTactctatctacatgtacacagcacTCTGTATACGTGTACACAGTactctatctacatgtacacagtactctgtatacatgtacacagtactctgtctacatgtacacagtactcTGTCTACCTGTACACAGCACTCTGTATACGTGTACACAGCACtctgtatacctgtacacagcACTTTGTAAACGAGTACACAACACTCTGTCTACGTGTACAAAGTACTCTGTCTACCTGTACATAGTACTCTGTCTACCTGTACATAGCACTTTGTAAACGAGTACACAACACTCTGTCTACGTGTACAAAGTACTCTGTCTACctctgtctacatgtacacagcacTCTGTATACGTGTACACAACACtctgtatacctgtacacagcACTCTGTATACGTGTACACAACACTCTGTATACCTGTACATAGCACTCTGTATACGTATACACAGTactctatctacatgtacacagcacTCTGTATACGTGTACACAACACTCTGTCTACGTGTACAAAGTACTCTGTCTACCTGTACATATCACTCTGTCTACCTGTACACAGCACTCTGTATACGTGTACACAGTactctgtatacatgtacacagtactctgtctacatgtacacagtgcTCTGTCTACCTCTGTACACAGCACTCTGTATACGTGTACACAGTActctgtctacatgtacacagcacTCTGTATACGTGTACACAACACTCTGTCTACGTGTACAAAGTACTCTGTCTACCTGTACATAGTActctgtctacatgtacacaacactCTGTATACCTGTACATAGCACTCTGTATACGTGTACATAGCACTCTGTAAACCTGTACATAGCACTCtatatacctgtacacaacacTCTGTATACCTGTACATAGCACTCTGTATACGTGTACACAGTACTCTGTCTACCTGTACACAGCACTCTGTATACGTGTACACAGTactctatctacatgtacacagtactcTGTCTACCTGTACACAGCACTCTGTATACGTGTACACAGTactctatctacatgtacacggcactctgtatacatgtacatagcactctgtatacatgtacacagcacTCTGTCTACCTGTACACAACACTCTGTATACGTGTACACAACACtctgtatacctgtacacagcACTCTGTATACGTGTGTACAATACTCTGTCTACGTGTACACAGCACTATGTCTATGTGTACACAGCACTCTGTCTACGTGTACACAACATTATGTATACGTGTACACACACTCTAACTTAAAGTCTGTGTGTAAACGTTTGTGAAGAATTGTAAATTAGCTTGGTACTGAGACAGACAGTCAAACCGTCAGAcagaacacaaacaaacaagcaaacaaacaaacaaacaaacaaacaaacacgtcCAATACTCACGTCCTCCACGAAGATGTTTAGAAGAAGGCCAAGCTGTTTTAGGTTTTAGTTTTACCACCGTTTGTTTCCAGAATTGATGAAAACAATCACTGATATTGTCATGTCCATGTTGGTGATATTCAGGTTCTGTTTCTATCTCAGAATCGTCGATAGGTTTGAGATTACATGTATCTACTTAATTAAATACCGGAAAATGTAGAAGAATTGCCTGTCGAATATAATTATGTTGTCATCTGCGATTGGTGTGCGATCTGTTGTTTCTCTCTCTTTAAAAATCTGTAAGAAAGTAAACGCTGTGAACCATGAGAAAACTGAGAGGAAGAATACGATATATGGGTTATTAGTAACTCTCTTTACTTTAACAACTTTCTATTTTAATATGGTTAGTgaatatgttttgaaaattcaaGTGACTCGGACGGGAGGAATTTCGATCTATCTTGCTCGACCTTTCGTCATCAGGATGACAAATTACACAGTGACggttgaccactaggtggcggtatgatcagccgATTGTAGATGTAGTTAGTTGGTTGCCCGTCTCTGTTGATCTTGGGATTGTAGCGTCTGAACTTCCCTGATCTTCCTCGATCAGAAAATCACGTGGGAATGTGTCAATGAAGATAGAGAGgccataattaaatgtatggtaggtgaATGAAGTGTACAGTTTTGCAAAATGCTAGTTAAACGAttgctcctgaggtttgaatgttcaaaaaagtctCCACAGAGAGCgagaaaaaaagagagaaaacgaaagagagagagacagagagagtgtgtgagagagagacagagagacagacacagagagagagggagacagagacacagagacacagagacagagagacagagagacagtcagtcagacagacagagagacagagaccgagagagacagacagagagacagagacagacagacagacagacagacagacagacagacagacagacagacagacagacagacagacagacagacagacagacagacaaatagaggGGAGATAGAGACGGAGAGTAGGGAGAaggagactgacagacagacagacagacagacagacagacagacagacagacagacagacgcatacacaaatacattagCATGGCTGTCATCCAACTCATcactaattatatatattagataGTATTAGAAGGTATTACAGTGAAGCCGCGTGAAATCTTTAATTTACTCGGCCGCACCCGATGTttattttggttcaaatcatgagcgaAACACTTCGGGCCCTCCTTTCAGACCACTAGAAATTTCATGGCCCCCATTGAACCCTCAATATTTTTCATGGCCCCGAATtaagttccccccccccccccatttcatggaatggtcaaccttatgcaaatgagagtatagattacgatctaaaagggcaaaattaaattttggggGCAAGaattttgaactggggtgttgactATACAACTctgtaaaaaaacacaaactaCTCTGAATTATAACTAAATAagaatacatgataataaagttgtttgattgatattgtattttgtgtgtgtcctataaaagatgctcatttcatgtactgggcatatcttaccatacccacttcataacctgggcaacaacACGAttaactatttcatgaactgggcaaagttacctacccatttcatgaattgtgCAATTTCCCAGATTGgatgtaacatatacatatactatacctCTCTAAGGATGTCGTCCATCATCTCCAATGCCGTACCGTTTTCACTCTTTTCGTCAGCATTGGTTGTATTATGGATTACACAAATTCGACCGTTTTTGAGATATTTGTTGAGAAAATGTGTTGTCTGTAAATTAGTATGTGGTAAATCGTACAAAAAAACCATTCCCGTACCATTGCAAAGTAGTAATGCTCCACCTTTCACGGTTACTGGAGTGGATTTCACCGGCGCAGTTTATGTCTCGGTTGAGAAATCAGAACGAAagcagggccgtagcctgaccaaattgccaaggggggcagaactttgtcttggtgcaatcatgcatttaaaatttagaaaagttataatttacataatatgtattttagcatacgcaattaaatatcatatgtaaggtcagaaaaaaataaaaaatgcttgtcaacgggtaaccaaacccatcacattgggtaagaaggtcgatttcattttttcacaatgcttgacaagaataaaacaaaccatatataatgacagcaaaatatttcaggtcgagtttagatagaacttattcagtcatcttgatactatctcatgcaatttgtctgcacaGCTACAGTtagaaaatgtacacaattaaccgttaaacaaatggtgtagttcctcgcaccctctcttctcaaaacatgttaagccccgccaattgaaaagcattattttagccaccccttctcaggcttctgtcacctacactacagtggagatataaaatcatatggtacaatgatgcattggagggagacaactccaaaggtgaaaaaaattgaaaataagacagtgtaggaggccatttagaagcataaaatatcaaaccatagacgtaataaaataccagaattgaaactattatgctatgcattacaaattataatatctggaaatgtattttgttgtggcaaaactgaaagatattatgcggatgtgcaaaTGGTAAATGatttctcctgaagtttaatttcattccaaaaaatcccgaataaagagcaaaacatttcaagactttcagacttttgatggcctaatggtcgtaaacttttgttcaattctttttagtgcacaatggatatttaatctcaattcatgcttgtatgcatcatcagagccaagtaaacccctgtataagatattatataatttggaatagactcaaatgtatattgttacatgtaccattcagaaaatataaagaaatatccttatttttgaaaaaaaaatgcgaagcccgcatgaggatatacaTTACCAGAAAAACATATATGGGtcggttgaacagctttttcatttttttctggcctaatgtcgcatctttcaaagtagttgccgaaaagatgtcacattaaaagtaaaaaaaatgatagtACTTTCTcgaataagtaacacaacaaaataatcattttctttacccaactcccaaaactgttatggcctcgtttatgtcggaacccaaggtgaactcagtgaattctccttgtcattatcattataatggaaattgaagtttagattttgatgtcgaaggtacagctctgtttacaaattcagggccattctctgcatagcaaattgtcgcttcaaaatgaattgcggaatatacgctagtgtcagtgtgcaatgagataattatatcaaacaacattttaaccaaagacaacgttgAACACAATTGTTGAAAGAAAGAtctcaaatagtggatcttaaactgcgtacctagttaagcagtttttcagggccaccaaatattccaaaaagagatctgccgtttttatcagcatgaaataGTTTAATATAAGGAATTGACAAAATGTAAATGAGATCTTCGGAGTCACGaatcactgcatgcagcatagcaagctacctcacgttgaacgactttttccgtctttattttggagtttcacttgctgacattataattgcgacttgctatcttcaaatgacggagactttcaagactaaaaattactgttactcgcagaaaatacacagtgcatgtgcgcacttcttttgtactttcccgcgcaaaaaaaaataatttgctacaaaatgttacaatttttaactgcacacattttaattcaaagttaagccagcgtacaatagcgatataagatacatattagccatgagtcagtgtacagtcactttagtgaactaaccattgaaatcgcgcatgctaggaatcgtcacgtaaacaacgattttaatagcatcgctatgtattcaaaaagtagctttttttctttcttttttttccaaaatctcggggggggggcagctgcccccccccccccttgcccccccccccccgcaggctacggtactggaaAGGCATACATTTGTCTATTTACGTGTACCGTAACCCGGGCGATACACTTAGAATTAGTCATGGATTTAACAACAGAAACTTTCCTTCACGCCTTCAGAAGGTTCGCAGCTCGACGTTCTCTACCACGCAAAATTATGTCAGACAATGGGTCCACATATTTGTCAGCTGCTGATCGAATCGGAAAGTTATTGAATTCAACACCCGTTCAAAATTACTTAGCAAATCATCGCATTGAATGGTCCTTCATACCAAAACGCGCTCCCTGGTTTGGAGGATTCTGGGAGAGACTTATCGGTTTGACGAAAACTTCCCTCGGAAAAGTTCTCGGTCGCACCTTTGTGTCAGTTGACGAATTACAGACTGTTCTGACTGAAATTGAAGCGACCTTAAATGACCGTCCACTTACTTATCTTTCTGCCGACCCTAACGACTTACAACCCTTAACCCCTTCACACTTGCTTCATGGCCGTCTCATCACACCTTTACCTTATTACACAAGTGATGAAGACGAACTTAATGACCCAACATTTGGTAATCATGAAAACCTCCAACGGAGAACTGAGCATTTGGCGAAAATTCACAGTCATTTTTGGAAGAGATGGTCTCACGATTATCTTAATACATTACGTGAAAAAGATAGAATCTCTGGGAAGGGAGCCTTACAAAATCAAATTCGGATGGGCGATGTTGTTCTTGTGGAAGACAAGTCTGTACCACGGTTGAGATGGCCACTTGCCTTAGTTGAAAAGCTTAATGTAGGAAATGATGGTTTAGTACGATCTGCTGTTATTAGAACACGCACAGGCAAGACTAGTAGACCAATAGTAAAGTTATATCCATTAGAAATAAATGTTGAATCTGAGAACAATGAATGTACCGCAACTACGAGCAATACAGATTGTGATACTACACGTACTAACGACAATACTACAACGAGACCAGTCCGTGCAGCGGCTGTTAAAGCCCGTCAACGTCTCCAAGATTGGTCGACAATTCTGTCATCATGAACTCTATGAACATTTAATGAACAGTCATCAATTTCTATCTCACGATTTAAATTTctatttcaatctgtaatgtatgtttattgttattacgagatattttcatttccatcACCATTTGCTGCTTTGGTTATAACTGTGCATGTAACAGTTTCTACAATTTTGAGAGTTTTTTGCATTGTATTCTTTGACTGATGTAGCTCAATCTTCGCGGGCGGGAGGATGTTGGAAACCACGTGTAGTTTAACTCCTCCCATCAACTGTCAATTATTTTAATTACTAGTTTAACGTCATATTCATTACCAATCATGCCACTCCCGACAGTAATAGTTTGCACAAGGCATCGTCCTCGGTTATCATGAAGAGCTGATGATAGAAATTTCCTTTATTAACTATAATATGtagtttatacatacatgtagttccttTGGTTGATGCCGTGCATCCAACCTCAAACATCCTTAGgaagcgatcagtttttacggccggggtgggccggtgactttttgttcatgttgtacttaaaaatagtgacccccctgcaattcattcacaaaacaatccaacccctctgacaaataaaaaacacaatgacccccccccccatctattGACAaaaaacactctttttgttcttgcaaaagacactctattctcaaagcatgataccgcacactgcacagttaattttacatgttacattttcagtaattttaagtgtatctggtaaattgctatcccaaatccattgcttcacatgtataaagctctttagataggaaccttATGAAAAGTATGATTGTTCACGGacgtacaaaatattcatggtttagtaaccaaaagttctcggatatctcttagattgagtgaactattaatatttattaattcagctaattatcaagtacaatattataaatggagttaatatacttgtaaccccatgtcaataactgtcacacataatgatgtacttgcatcatataataaATTGTTTAcgtcatataaagatatgttcacatcatatagtcaatatattgttttctttagacttaacacaactgcaGCTTTCCATgcatgtacacgtttgcactcctcaaggcacttgtttgtcctattcataattgttcagtttaatcatggcactgactcaaaactccacccccccccccccattcattgaccacgctgataattttgaaaggttttgaatactgaaatgtgataaaatgtcattggtttcaaaatagaaattaaaaatgtcataacattgtattctgtactacagcagtttctaaactagattactaattcaattcacttactactggctatgttgtccagtatattgcaggcaacatgatagccttgaaaataaatacactctaataccaaggaaatgtaacattatgatctgctgacaaaattttactctcagtatacagtcactcaatgtggatactagatattccagaggagatgtaaaatctaattttcctcctAACTTTGCAtcgtgtcagtactatagaagttctggctacagtaaatagccctttactagatcatcatcaaacaagtctgtgtttataactttgtttatcagtcattcacataatatatattctctgagaatccgattaatattgtgttcaccttggaatatatttctttcttggtagtttatggtgtgtaaaacaatagcaagacaaaagggggtttcacatgtaccctggtaacatgtattaaacttggtgatggtcacaggtatcagagaagaagtgaaacacaaacacagaaaagttatttttgataagacatgtagttcgtactatagctatgccaaaTAACAGttgaatagtttgtacatgtatgataaatcaacatattaggggtgagatcagtaggcAAACaaactaattcttttagtaaggccacAGAACCCCTTCctcaccccttctaactaaattggtaaaattgttgcagacagcaatcaattttaaatcagtatgtagtatcatgtagtgctatgaatacaaagccagtacgtagtgaggaaaaaatagcttttttattggcacaataatgtattttagagccatgcataacaaatgttttttcccatttttcaatttaacatttttagaaatgtttgtattggggtacaaaacagatttcattataaaagacctCCTCTCTCCCCACCcctcactaaaagaatttagtttttaccctacactgaactattgatctcaaccataaatcaatttggaacttcTAATTAGATGATcgtagttatcatacattatatgtacaaaaatgtataggaactagactaactatatacatggacattgaatatccaatatctagacacaggctgggtcaggcactttcagtcacagtgtttgccacatattatttcaaagtgtcctaaaattggttatgtttgtacacaattcaacatgttcaggtgaatggaggaacagattttagagccagtaaatcttttaaaggtatttcatttcttatgttttagatgtacagctacacatgcaagtttttgtaccacaagatgacacaatgcaactcatggcgtgcaatagcgagaagtcaattttctaacaaataactgttgcttaaaggtggccatggtgcagtgttgtgatgccataccatatgtattggatgtatcaagagaca
This is a stretch of genomic DNA from Glandiceps talaboti chromosome 9, keGlaTala1.1, whole genome shotgun sequence. It encodes these proteins:
- the LOC144440430 gene encoding uncharacterized protein LOC144440430: MDLTTETFLHAFRRFAARRSLPRKIMSDNGSTYLSAADRIGKLLNSTPVQNYLANHRIEWSFIPKRAPWFGGFWERLIGLTKTSLGKVLGRTFVSVDELQTVLTEIEATLNDRPLTYLSADPNDLQPLTPSHLLHGRLITPLPYYTSDEDELNDPTFGNHENLQRRTEHLAKIHSHFWKRWSHDYLNTLREKDRISGKGALQNQIRMGDVVLVEDKSVPRLRWPLALVEKLNVGNDGLVRSAVIRTRTGKTSRPIVKLYPLEINVESENNECTATTSNTDCDTTRTNDNTTTRPVRAAAVKARQRLQDWSTILSS